Part of the Bacillus andreraoultii genome is shown below.
TGGACTTATGCAACGGAGGAAGCTGCAGTTGTTGATGCATTACGTTTAGCTAAAGGAATGACATATAAAAATGCTGCTAGTGGACTCAATTTAGGTGGTGGAAAATCCGTGATTATTGGAGATCCAAAAACAGAAAAAAATGAAGAGAAATTTCGTGCCTTTGGTCGTTTTATACAAAGTTTGAATGGAAGGTATATAACCGCAGAAGATGTGGGTACAACTGTAGAAGATATGGATATCATTTACGAAGAGACAAATTTTGTGACCGGGATTTCGCCTGCTTTTGGTTCATCTGGAAACCCGTCACCTGCAACAGCTTACGGGATTTATCGTGGTATGAAAGCAGCAGCTAACGAGTATTTCGGTACGGACTCTTTAGAAGGGAAGGTGGTAGCTGTTCAAGGGGTAGGCAATGTTGCTTATCATTTATGCCGACATTTGCATGAAGAAGGTGCACAGTTAATTGTAACAGATATAAATAAAGCAGCAGTCAAACGAGTACAAGAGGAATTTGGTGCGAAAGCGGTTGACCCTAATGAAATTTTTTCAGTAGATTGTGATATATTTTCCCCATGTGCATTAGGTGCAGTTATCAATGACGAAACAATACCGTTACTAAAAGCAAAGGTTATTGCAGGATCAGCTAATAATCAATTAAAAGAAAACAAACATGGTGATACTCTTCATGAGATGGGAATCATTTACGCACCAGACTATGTAATCAATGCAGGTGGCGTAATTAATGTTGCAGATGAACTATATGGCTATAATCGTGAAAGAGCATTTAAAAAGATTGAACAAATTTATGATAACATCAAAAAAGTATTTGAAATATCTAAACGAGATCAAATCCCTTCATATGTAGCTGCAGATAGAATGGCAGAAGAGAGAATTAACAAAATTAGCCGTTCAAGAAGCTCTTTTTTGCTTAATGAAAAACATATTTTAAGTAAACGTATTTAGTAGCTATACAATATATATGGTCTGATTCATTTGCTCGAATCAGACCATTCCTAAGAGGTGACGTTTTATGGCAAAAGAATATGATCTCGTTATTGTCGGTGGCGGTACAGGTGGTTATGTTGCTGCTATACGCGCGAGTCAGCTTGGCTTGAAAACAGCAATCGTTGAAAAGAAAAAATTAGGTGGTACTTGTCTTCACTCTGGCTGCATTCCGACAAAAACATTTTTAAAAAGTGCTGAAGTATATCGAACGATGAAAGTAAGTCACTTGTACGGTGTCTTTTCAACAGATGGTACTCCTACTATTGATTTAAATAAAATTCAAGAAAGAAAAAATATAGTGATTGACCAGCTTCATAAAGGTGTTCAAATGTTAATTAAAAAAGGGAAAATAGATGTTTATTCTGGCATTGGACGGATATTAGGCCCATCTATCTTTTCCCCATTACCTGGAACGATTTCTGTCGAGCTAGAAGATGAGGTTGAAAACGAAATGTTAATCCCTAAATTTGTTCTTCTTGCAACAGGTTCAGAACCAAAGGAAATCCCTCATTTTCCTTTTGACGGGGAGAAAATCTTATCTTCTGATGATATGTTACATTTAAAAGAATTACCGAAGTCGATTATTATTGTAGGCGGTGGTGTCATCGGTATTGAGTTCGCTTCAATGTTAGCAGATTTTGATGTAGAAGTACTATTAATTGAAGCAGCTGAAAGAATTCTACCGCAAGAGGATCATGATATAAGTATAGATTTAACGAAGCATTTAAAGAAAAAAGGAATTAAAATTTTTACAAGTACTGAAGTGCTTTCCTATCCATCCATGAATGAAAATGAAGTAGTTATACAGGTAAAACATGCTGACCAAGAATTATCAATTGTAGCAGAAAAATTGCTTGTTTCAGTAGGTAGAAAACCAACTACACAAGGAATTGGGTTAGAGAATACCGACATTGTTGTTCATAATGGATATATAGAAGTAAATGAATATTATCAGACAAAAGAATCCCATATATATGCCATTGGTGATTGTATTGGAGGAATGCAATTAGCGCATGTTGCTACAAAAGAAGGGATTATCGCAGTAGAACATATGACCAATAAAAATCCGCAAACTTTGAACTATTCTCATGTTCCGAAATGTGTTTACTCATTTCCAGAAGTTGCAAGTGTTGGCTTAACTGAAGAGGAAGCGAGAAGTAAATATAACGAGTTAAAAGTTGGGAAGTTTCCATTTAAAGGAATCGGTAAAGCGTTGGTGAATGGCCATTCGGATGGCTTTATTAAAATGATTGCGGATGCAAAAACAAATGATCTTCTAGGTATTCATATGATTGGAGCACAAGTAACAGATTTAATAGCTGAAGCCAGTTTAGCAACTACATTGGATGCAACACCGGATGAAATCGCCAATACGACTCATCCACACCCAACGTTATCAGAAATATTTGCAGAGGTAAGTCTTTTAGTAGAAGGAAAACCAATTCATTTCTAAATCGATTATTGATATATAGGTAGCTTACATCCCCTAAATCCCTATTTTTTAACGTTATTTTACAAATGAACGGAGGTTTTCTATGTGAATGAAGTTCGGCATCGAAAATTAGGACTATCCGATTCAGTGGTTTTACACATGTATGAAACAATGATATTAGCAAGAAAATTAGATGAACGCATGTGGTTATTAAACCGAGCTGGGAAAATTCCTTTTGTTATATCAGGTCAAGGACAAGAAGGGGCACAAATCGGTGCGGCGTTTGCACTCGATCGATCAAAAGACTATGTGCTTCCCTATTATCGTGATATGGGTGTAGTTTTAGCTTTTGGTATGACTCCTAGAGAATTAATGTTATCTGCATTTGGAAAAGCGGAAGATCCCAATTCAGGTGGGAGACAAATGCCAAGCCATTTTGGGCAAAAGAAAAACCGAATTGTTACGGGTTCCTCTCCTGTAACGACACAAGTACCTCATGCAGTTGGATTTGCTTTAGCTGCTAAAATGACGCAGCAAGATTTTGTTTCACTTGTTACTTTTGGGGAGGGCTCATCGAACCAAGGCGACTTCCATGAAGGGTTAAATTTTGCAGGTGTGCATAAACTTCCGGTCATTTTTATGTGTGAAAATAATCAATATGCCATTTCTGTACCATTAAAAAAGCAGCTCGCTTGTGAAAGAGTTTCTGATCGGGCAATTGGATATGGTATGCCAGGTGTCACTGTTGATGGCAACGATCCGCTCGCTGTTTATGAAGTTGTAAAAAATGCTCATAATCGTGCTAGGCATGGTGGTGGTCCAACATTAATCGAAGTTTTAACATATCGATTTACTCCTCATTCGAGTGACGATGATGATAGAGCCTATCGAAATCCTTCAGATGTTAACTTAGCTAAAGAAAAAGATCCAATTGCACTTTTCGAGAAATATTTAAGAGATGTGAATTTACTTAATAATGAAATGAAAAAAGAGTTGGAAGATAAAATAATGAAAATTGTCAATGATGCTACTGAATATGCAGAACGTGCATCGTATCCAACACCTGAAGATACATTGAAGTATGTATTTAAGGAATAGGAGGGATAAAATGGCGCTTATTTCCTATATTGAAGCAGTTACGATGGCGATTAGGGAAGAAATGGAACGGGATGAGAAAGTTTTTGTTTTAGGTGAGGATGTTGGAAAAAAAGGGGGGGTTTTTAAAGCAACTCAAGGGTTATATGATCTATTTGGTGAAGAACGGGTTATTGATACACCATTAGCGGAGTCAGCGATTGCCGGTGTTGCAATAGGTAGTGCTATGTACGGTATGCGACCGATTGCTGAAATGCAATTTGCCGATTTTATTATGCCTGCAGTCAATCAAATTATTTCAGAAGCCGCAAAAATTCGCTATCGTTCCAACAATGACTGGAACTGCCCACTCGTTGTTCGTGCACCATATGGAGGAGGCGTTCATGGAGGGTTATATCATTCACAATCGGTAGAAGCGATTTTTGCTAATCAGCCAGGGTTAAAGATTGTTATGCCGTCAACTCCTTATGATGTAAAGGGATTATTAAAAGCAGCTATTCGTGATGATGATCCTGTCTTATTTTTCGAACATAAACGGGCTTATCGGTTAATTAAAGGAGAAGTACCTGTTGACGATTATGTCCTTCCGATTGGAAAAGCGGATGTAAAAAGAGAAGGTGAAGATATTACAGTTATCACATATGGTCTTTGTGTTCATTTAGCATTACAAGCTGCAGAAAAGCTAACAAGTGAAGGGATTTCCGCACATGTATTAGATTTACGTACAATCTATCCTTTAGATAAAGAGGCAATTATTTATGCAGCAGCAAAAACAGGTAAAGTATTATTGGTGACAGAAGATAATTTAGAAGGTAGTGTGATTAGTGAAGTGGCAGCGATTATTGCTGAGAATTGTTTGTTTGAGTTAGATGCCCCTATCATGAGATTGGCCGGTCCTGACGTTCCTGCAATGCCATTTTCACCACCGATGGAAAAATTTTTTATGATTAACCAAGATAAGATTGAAAAAGCAATGCGTGAATTAGCAGAGTTTTAGGAGAAAGGATGGGTGAGTTTCATGGGATTAATGACAATCACAATGCCACAACTTGGAGAAAGTGTAACAGAAGGGACCATTACGAATTGGCTTGTCACACCAGGTGACCATGTTCAAAAGTATGATCCGCTTGCAGAAGTGTTGACAGATAAAGTTACAGCAGAAATTCCTTCCTCTTATACGGGTAAAATTAAAGAACTCATTGCAAAGGTAGATGAAACATTAGCGGTAGGTGAAGTGATTTGTACGATAGAAACGGACGAAGTAGAGGCAGAGGCTAGTCCTTCCTTACCTACTGAAGATTTTCAAGCAAAAGTGAGTTCAAATATGGAAAATCGAGAGAGCACAAAACAACGATATTCGCCAGCGGTTTTAAAATTAGCAAGTGAACATAACATTGACTTAGCCAATGTTGTTGGTACTGGAAGAGGTGGGCGTATTACAAGAAAGGATATTCAGAAAATAATTGATTCCGGAGTAATTTCAAGTGATCAATCCCCTCGCTTCCAACATTCTTCTAAAGATTCGAGTACGTTACAAAATACGAATGAAATAAAGCCAATTCAAAATAGAATCAATCAAGGTGATAGAGAAATACCTGTCACTGGAATTCGAAAAACAATTGCATCGAATATGACAAAAGCAAAACAAGAAATTCCGCATGCATGGATGATGATGGAAGCGGATGTCACGGAACTTGTGAACTATCGCAACGAAATTAAAGATGAGTTTTATTCGAAAGAGGGTTACTCACTCACTTATTTCGCCTTCTTTGTAAAAACAGTTGCGCAAACATTAAAGGAATTCCCAGAACTTAATTCAACATGGGCTGGCGATAAAATCATTCATAAAAAGGATATTAACCTCTCCATAGCTGTTGCTACAGATGATGCATTATTTGTGCCAGTTATTAAACATGCGGATGAAAAATCAATAAAAGGAATTGCTCGAGAGATTCATGAGTTAGCTACAAAAGTACGAACTGGACGTTTACAGTCAGAAGATTTGCAAGGAGGTACATTCACGATTAATAATACTGGATCTTTTGGTTCAGTTCAATCGATGGGTATTATTAACTACCCACAAGCAGCAATTTTACAAGTTGAATCAATTGTTAAGAAATTAGTTGTAATGGATAACGGAATGGTCGCTGTAAGAGATATGGTTAATTTGTGCTTATCTCTTGACCATCGAGTTCTAGACGGCTTTATTTGTGGTAAGTTTTTAAAGAAAGTTAAAGAACGACTGGAGACCATGACAAAAGAAAATATTTCCATTTATTAAATTCGTTAAGGGGCTATTTATTAGTCCCTTTTTAAGCTAATAGGAAAGTTCTACTTTCCTTGTGCGCCTAAGTACACAAGGAAGGATCTAGCAGCATTACATTGCAACCGAAAAAAAGCTTTTTCGGCGAACTCTAGTCTCTTGGTTGCCTTGAGGCTCGAGCCATTAGTTTTCTTTAAATGAAAAAACAAAATCCATAATCATTCGAAGTTCTATATTACTCCAATGTATTAGTAAATAGTAATTAGATTTACTCTTTTAGTTATATTCGTTTTGCAATTATACTTTTTTCAGCTACAATAACAAATATAATGAATCTAATTTTCAAATAAGGGGGAATTATTTTGAAGGAGGTTCACGGTGCCAGACAATTTAAAGAAGTGGTAGGTAGCAAATTTTTAAATGCACGTTATGAACAATGGGTGGAAGCAGCAAACCGCGCTTTAAAGGGGAAAACAATTAGTGAATATTACCATCGTACATATGATCATATTACGATTAAACCACTTTATATAAAAGATGATTTACCCGCTGGCTTTGAAAGAATGAATCCTAGTTTAAATAAAAATAATGAATGGAAAATTGCTCAGTTCGTTCAAGCAGAGACTCTTGAAGAACTTAATAAAAATTTGTTAGAAGCAATAAAATATGGGCAAGATACAATATCTTTTCAACTTACAAATAACATGAACGAGACATCACTTGAAACCATACTTCATAATATTGATCTTGACAGCCTGCCTTTTTTTATTGTTAGCAAAGAAGAAATTATCCCTTTTTATTTTATGTTAGCAAATAAAATGAACGTAAATACGGTTTCAGGTTTTATTGGTTGTGATCCAATTGCTGTTTTTTTAGAGAATGGCGTTTCACTTGATCGAATGAAAACGTTTTATTCACTTTGGAAAGAAACAATCTTGTTTGTAAATCAATCTTTACCAAATGTAAAACCAATTTTCGTAGATGGAAGGATTTATGAAAAGACTGGCGGAACTGCGGTACAACAACTTGCGTTCTCCCTCGCGAGTGCTGTTGAGCATATTGAACAATTAAAAGAAAAAGGGATGAGTATAGAAGACATTTTTGGAAAAATCGTATTTGGCTTTTCTGTAGGATCGGACTTTTTTACAGAAATTGCAAAACTTCGAGCTGCAAAATACTTATGGAATAAAATTGCTGAAATGTATCATGTACAAAATAAAAAGTTGCCAATTTTTGCAGAAACAACAATGGTAAATAAATCAAAATTAGATCCGTATACGAATATGCTTCGAATTGGTGGTGAAGCGTTCGCAGCGGTAGTTGGTGGCGTACAATGGTTAAGAGTTACTCCGTATGATGAAGTTTTTCATGAAATTAGTTCATTGGGAACAAGATTGTCATACAATATCCATCATTTACTACGTGAAGAGGCAAAGCTAAGTATTGTTAGCGATCCGAGTGGAGGGTCGTACTTTATCGAATCATTGACTCGTGAGCTAATAGAAAAGGCTTGGGAACTATTTTTGAAAATTGAAGAATCAGGTGGGATGTTACAGGCGACCAAATCAGGTGAAATACAAAAACAAGTAACTCAAGTAAGAAGAAAAAAGCAAACGGATTTTTATTATCGCAAAATAAAATTAATAGGAACAAATCAATATGTAGATGCGAATGAGAAATTGCATGTAGGAAACAATTGCGACAATGAACAATTCAGTGGTCACTTACTAGATGATAATCTTGATAAGATAAAGGAAATGGTTCAAGCGGGAGCGATGTTAAAGGACTTTTTTAATGAAACAATCGATCAATCAATAAGCGGTGAAAATATTGACCCTCTTACACCATACCGATTAAGCGAACGTTACGAAGAATTGCGATATGAGATATCACACTATGAAAGAAATATCGGGCAAAAGCCTGAAGTCATTTTAATTAGTTGTGGTGATACAAAAATATTAAAATCACGATTTGAGTTTGTATCAGAATTTTTACGTGGAGGTGGTATAAGCACAGTTTTCCACGAAGGAAACAACTTTGACAAAATTATAAAAGAAACCGGGAAAAAATTATATTGTTTTTGCGGGTCGGAACAGCAATTGATGGAGGCGCTTGCTCCAATAGAAAATATTATTCAAAAGTATCCGGATAAAGAGTTTATTATATACGGTGTAGATAATGATGAGGTTCAAGAAAAGTTCGAACAATGTGGTATCCACCTATTCATTAAAGAAGATAAAAACCAATTAGTCGTATTACAAAAGATTGTACGTTTTTTAGTTAGGGGGGATCATGCATGAGACCGAATTTTAAAGAGATTACAATACTTCCAGATGGTGTTCAGAGCGAAGAATTTAAGAAAGAGCGAGTTTTTGAAACATACGAAAATATTTCCATTCAATCAGCATATACAAATGCAGATGCAAAAAATATTGACCATTTACATTTCTATCCAGGTTTGCCGCCGTATACGAGAGGACCATATCCAACAATGTATGTGAACAGACCATGGACCATTCGTCAGTATGCGGGATTTTCCACAGCCGAAGAGAGTAATGCCTTTTATTTGCGAAATTTAAAAGCGGGTCAAAAAGGTTTATCCGTTGCGTTTGATCTTCCTACGCACCGTGGTTATGATTCAGATAATCCTCGTGTCATTGGTGATGTCGGAAAAGCAGGGGTAGCCATTGACTCGATTTTAGATATGAAAATATTATTTGATCAAATCCCTCTAGATAAAATGTCGGTTTCAATGACTATGAATGGTGCCGTTTTGCCTATAATGGCCTTTTATATCGTTACAGCAGAAGAACAAGGGGTCTCGCAAAGCCAATTATCTGGAACGATTCAAAATGATATTTTAAAAGAATATATGGTTCGAAACACGTATATTTACCCACCAGCTATGTCGATGCGGATTATTTCTGATATTTTTGCCTACACAGCTGAACATATGCCAAAGTTTAATAGCATTAGCATTTCTGGTTACCATATACAAGAGGCAGGGGCTCCCGCTGATATAGAATTAGCATATACATTAGCAGATGGGCTCGAATATGTTAGAACGGGTCTTGCTGCAGGTATTGATATTGACGCATTCGCCCCTAGACTTAGCTTTTTCTGGGGAATTGGGATGAATTATTTCATGGAAGTAGCGAAACTTCGTGCAGCACGCTATATTTGGGCAAAATTGATGAAACAATTTAACCCTAAAAATCCAAAGTCACTTGCCTTACGTACCCATTCCCAAACATCTGGATGGAGTTTAACAGAACAAGATCCATTCAATAATGTCATTCGAACGTTAATTGAAGCACATGCTGCAGCGATGGGGCATACACAATCACTACATACTAATGCCCTTGATGAAGCTATTGCACTACCGACGGATTTCTCTGCCCGAATTGCCCGCAACACACAAATCTATTTGCAAGAGGAAACAGGAATTACGAAAACAATTGATCCATGGGGCGGTTCTTATTATGTTGAAACATTAACGAAACAATTAATAGATCGTGCTTTTAAACATATTGAAGAGATTGAAAGCTTAGGTGGCATGACAAAAGCTATCGAGGCAGGTTTGCCAAAGCTGAAAATAGAAGAAGCAGCTGCAAAAAGACAGGCGATGATTGATTCAGGTAAAGAGAAAATTATTGGAGTCAATTCTTATCAAACCGATATCGAAGAGGAGATTGACATTCTTGATATTGATAACACCATTGTTCGTGAAAAACAAATTGCTAGATTAAAAGAATTAAAAGCGACAAGAAACAATGAAGCGGTTGAAACAGCTTTAGTAGCAATTCGTGAAGCTGCAAAAACAGGTGAAGGAAACTTACTTGCATTATCAGTAGAAGCAGCTAGACAGCGGGCAACGTTAGGTGAAATCTCAGACGCTATTGAGTCTATTTCTGGAAGACATCAAGCAACCATTCGTTCAATAAGTGGTGTATATCGAAATGCCTATCAAAATAATGAAAAGATCGAAGAAATTAGGGCGATGACCGAAGAGTTTTATCAATTAGAAGGTAGAAGACCTCGATTACTTATGGCGAAAATTGGTCAAGATGGTCATGACCGCGGAGCTAAAGTAATCTCGACTGCTTTTGCTGATCTTGGCTTTGATGTTGATATCGGTCCTCTTTTTCAAACTCCAGAGGAAACAGCACGCCAAGCGGTAGAAAATGATGTTCATGTTATCGGAATGAGCTCACTAGCAGGTGGACATAAAACGTTTCTTCCTCAATTAAAAGAAGAATTGAAAAAGTTAGGTCGTATGGACATTGTTGTTGTAGTTGGAGGGGTTATTCCGTCTAAAGATTATGCCTTTTTAAAAGAACACGGTGCAGCAGCAATATTTGGTCCGGGAACAGTAATACCTGATTCTGCGAAAATTGTTTTAGAAGAAGTTTATAAACAGTTGGGCTATGAGGAAGTGTAAAAATGGCTGAAAACAAGCGTATCCGTTTGAAAAAACAGGATATCGAAATTCCACTAGATCAATTCATTGTTGGAATAAAAAATGGTGACCGGGCAACGTTAGCAAAGGCCATTACATTAATTGAAAGTAACCATCCTGATCATTTTCATGCAGGTCAACAGCTGTTAAAAGAAATTATTCCCTTTACAGGTAAATCGGTACGAATTGGCATAACGGGTGTTCCAGGGGCCGGAAAAAGTACGTTTATCGATCGTTTTGGAACAGAACTTTGTCGTCTTGGAAAAAAGGTGGCCGTACTTGCCATTGATCCATCATCAACAATGACAGGTGGGAGTATCCTTGGAGATAAAACGCGAATGGAGTCTTTGTCTCGTGAAGATAATGCTTTTATCCGCCCTTCTCCTTCTTCTGGAACATTAGGTGGTGTTCATCGGAAAACTCGGGAAAGTATTTTACTTTGCGAGGCAGCAGGTTTTGATGTTATACTAGTTGAAACCGTTGGTGTAGGCCAAAGTGAAGTTGTTGTTAGGACAATGGTTGATATGTTTTTAATGCTTACAATCACAGGTGCTGGTGACGATTTACAAGGGATGAAAAAAGGGATTATGGAACTGGTTGACGGAATTATCGTTACAAAAGCGGATGGAGCAAATAAAGATTTTGCTAGGAAGACGAAAAATGAGTATAATCAAATTTTGCACTACTTAGTACCTGCAACAGATGGTTGGGAAACAAAAGCATACACATGTTCATCGTTAACTGGAGAAGGAATTGTTGAACTTTGGCATGTTGTTAATGAATTTGTTAATAAAGCAAAACGCACTGGTGTTTTTCTAGAAAGAAGGAAGAAACAAACTAGTGATTGGCTACTTACTTCAATTGCAGAAAAACTACAGCAATCTTTTTTTCAACATGAACAGATTAAATCCATCTTACCAACAATGAAACGTGATGTTGAAATTGGGAATATCCCTGTTTCTAGTGCGGTCGAACAATTAATGAATATTTATTTAACTAACAATTGTCACAAGGAGTGAAAATGATGAGTATAGATTTCAATTTGATGATGAATGATTTTATCGAACAAGCACGTAAAGATATTGCCGAAGCTGGATATATAGAATTACGCACACCTGAAGAAGTAGATGAAGCATTTAAAAAAGAAGGGACCACATTGGTTATGATTAATTCAACATGTGGCTGTGCTGGTGGAATTGCTCGACCAGCCGCAAAAAATGCAATTCATTATGATAAGCGACCAAATCATTTAGTGACTGTTTTCGCTGGACAAGATAAAGAAGCTACTGCACAAGCAAGAAGCTATTTTGAAGAATATCCACCATCCTCTCCGTCTTTTGCACTATTAAAAGATGGTAAGCTTGTCGGGATGGTTGAACGCCATGAAATTGAAGGACATTCACCCGTTACTGTCATCGAGCGACTACAAGAACTCTTTGAACAACATTGTGAAGAAATATAAGTAACGAACACATACTGAATAATAAAACCACCTGTTTTTGTTTATACTAACGAAAAAAGCGGGTGGTTTTTTGAATATTATTTTTAGTATTTTACTTTTAGTCTCACCGATTTCTCCACTGTGGCCAATAGGACCGAACCCATTACCTGGAGACCCAATAATTATCGTTAATAAGACAACAAATGAAGTGGCATTTATTTCTGATGGAGAAATTCAAGATGTGTATAAAGCAGCCACGGGTAAAAAGCCTGAATTAACTCCAGAAGGTATGTTTACTGTAACGGTAAAAGCAATTAATCCATATTACCGGAAGAAAAATATTCAAGGAGGGTCTCCTAAAAATCCATTAGGAACGCGGTGGATTGGCTTTGATGCGGTGGATACGGACGGGAGAACATATGGAATACACGGAACAAACCAACCTTGGTCCATTGGATTATATATTTCGGAAGGGTGTATCCGGTTAAATAATGAAGATGTCGAAAAATTATTTGGAGATGTTCCTATCGGGACAAAAATTTTCATCACAAATGAAAATCGTAGCTTTGAACAGATTGGAAAAGAAAAAGGGGCCATTCCATAATCGAGGAATTGGCCCAAAGTTTAAAGAAAATATCTTATCTTAAAAAAGAGCGGATAGCCCTGTAAACAATGTAGTAGCGACCATAGCGAGAATCATTAAATAAACAATAATTTTCCGTACTTTTTTATTTCCCATAGAGACGTTCTAACCTCCATAATATTCTACTTAAAATTATTTTATCGTTAATTACAACTCCGAACAAGTCTAAAATTTTTCCTTTCTTAATAGATTTATATAAGAAGAACTAAATAATATTTCAATAAAATATATTTTTCTTATTTTCAGTGATTTATTAGTGAAAATGTGAGGATTTTGATATATTATATAAATATGTACTATGACATCGAAATCTGTTCAATAACAGTTGTGTGATAGATTTTGGGTAATGTCAAAAGTTCTATGAAAAACGGATAAGCAAACAAGATTTATTCCGAAATAAGGTGGAGAACCGTCGCCATTTGCCCTTGACAAACACGCCGATGGTTTAAGTTAGGTGTAACAAGGGTGAAGGGAACTAAATTAAGGCATGACAAATACGCCCTTGTTTTCCGAAAATTTTAAACCATCGGCTAGTTCGGTTTGTCAAGGGTTCGCTTCGCCAAATGGCTGGTTTGAATGTTAAACCATTCAAGGGCTCAGCTAAAGCTAAATTTAGGCGGCTTGTATTTCTAGAAGCCATTGTTGAGCGAGTTCAATCATTTTTGTCCAACGTGCCGGCATGTGTGGCAATTTGGAGAGTTCTGGGATCATAACTGGCACTTTATTCTCCAGTGAAGCATGTGGCCTGAGAAAGTTAAAATATGCTACGAATAAAGTCACATAGGATACCGATCCCTTTTCTGAACCAAACCCATGTGTAGCCTTATAATTACCCTTAAAAGTACGATTGAGTCTCTCAATAATTTGTTTAAGCGGTCGATATTCCGTTGAAACAGGATCCTCATTGGTTAATCCAATGACTTGCTTCACATCAAAGTGGATATCGTGCTGGGCAAAGAAGTGTTGAGCCAAAAGGTAAATAGGATTCCCATCGACCACAAAAGTAAGATCTTCTGGAATCTCTTTTAGCTTAAGCAATACTTCATCAATGGCTAATACAGCTGCCTGTGTATCTCGGTTTGGTGAAACAGGATACGACAAAATAATCTTTTTTACGGTATCAAAGAAGAAGAACAAGTAATTCCAACGTCCACTCACACGGATATACGTTTCATCACCGCAAAATTGATTGGAAAGCTCATACGGATAATGGTCGATAAACGGTTTCATTATGAGCGCGACACTGTTTTCGTAGTTTAAAATAC
Proteins encoded:
- a CDS encoding Leu/Phe/Val dehydrogenase translates to MEILRYMEEYDYEELHFVQDKSSGLKAIVAIHDTTLGPALGGARMWTYATEEAAVVDALRLAKGMTYKNAASGLNLGGGKSVIIGDPKTEKNEEKFRAFGRFIQSLNGRYITAEDVGTTVEDMDIIYEETNFVTGISPAFGSSGNPSPATAYGIYRGMKAAANEYFGTDSLEGKVVAVQGVGNVAYHLCRHLHEEGAQLIVTDINKAAVKRVQEEFGAKAVDPNEIFSVDCDIFSPCALGAVINDETIPLLKAKVIAGSANNQLKENKHGDTLHEMGIIYAPDYVINAGGVINVADELYGYNRERAFKKIEQIYDNIKKVFEISKRDQIPSYVAADRMAEERINKISRSRSSFLLNEKHILSKRI
- the lpdA gene encoding dihydrolipoyl dehydrogenase, translated to MAKEYDLVIVGGGTGGYVAAIRASQLGLKTAIVEKKKLGGTCLHSGCIPTKTFLKSAEVYRTMKVSHLYGVFSTDGTPTIDLNKIQERKNIVIDQLHKGVQMLIKKGKIDVYSGIGRILGPSIFSPLPGTISVELEDEVENEMLIPKFVLLATGSEPKEIPHFPFDGEKILSSDDMLHLKELPKSIIIVGGGVIGIEFASMLADFDVEVLLIEAAERILPQEDHDISIDLTKHLKKKGIKIFTSTEVLSYPSMNENEVVIQVKHADQELSIVAEKLLVSVGRKPTTQGIGLENTDIVVHNGYIEVNEYYQTKESHIYAIGDCIGGMQLAHVATKEGIIAVEHMTNKNPQTLNYSHVPKCVYSFPEVASVGLTEEEARSKYNELKVGKFPFKGIGKALVNGHSDGFIKMIADAKTNDLLGIHMIGAQVTDLIAEASLATTLDATPDEIANTTHPHPTLSEIFAEVSLLVEGKPIHF
- a CDS encoding thiamine pyrophosphate-dependent dehydrogenase E1 component subunit alpha, which produces MYETMILARKLDERMWLLNRAGKIPFVISGQGQEGAQIGAAFALDRSKDYVLPYYRDMGVVLAFGMTPRELMLSAFGKAEDPNSGGRQMPSHFGQKKNRIVTGSSPVTTQVPHAVGFALAAKMTQQDFVSLVTFGEGSSNQGDFHEGLNFAGVHKLPVIFMCENNQYAISVPLKKQLACERVSDRAIGYGMPGVTVDGNDPLAVYEVVKNAHNRARHGGGPTLIEVLTYRFTPHSSDDDDRAYRNPSDVNLAKEKDPIALFEKYLRDVNLLNNEMKKELEDKIMKIVNDATEYAERASYPTPEDTLKYVFKE
- a CDS encoding alpha-ketoacid dehydrogenase subunit beta, whose translation is MALISYIEAVTMAIREEMERDEKVFVLGEDVGKKGGVFKATQGLYDLFGEERVIDTPLAESAIAGVAIGSAMYGMRPIAEMQFADFIMPAVNQIISEAAKIRYRSNNDWNCPLVVRAPYGGGVHGGLYHSQSVEAIFANQPGLKIVMPSTPYDVKGLLKAAIRDDDPVLFFEHKRAYRLIKGEVPVDDYVLPIGKADVKREGEDITVITYGLCVHLALQAAEKLTSEGISAHVLDLRTIYPLDKEAIIYAAAKTGKVLLVTEDNLEGSVISEVAAIIAENCLFELDAPIMRLAGPDVPAMPFSPPMEKFFMINQDKIEKAMRELAEF
- a CDS encoding dihydrolipoamide acetyltransferase family protein, with product MGLMTITMPQLGESVTEGTITNWLVTPGDHVQKYDPLAEVLTDKVTAEIPSSYTGKIKELIAKVDETLAVGEVICTIETDEVEAEASPSLPTEDFQAKVSSNMENRESTKQRYSPAVLKLASEHNIDLANVVGTGRGGRITRKDIQKIIDSGVISSDQSPRFQHSSKDSSTLQNTNEIKPIQNRINQGDREIPVTGIRKTIASNMTKAKQEIPHAWMMMEADVTELVNYRNEIKDEFYSKEGYSLTYFAFFVKTVAQTLKEFPELNSTWAGDKIIHKKDINLSIAVATDDALFVPVIKHADEKSIKGIAREIHELATKVRTGRLQSEDLQGGTFTINNTGSFGSVQSMGIINYPQAAILQVESIVKKLVVMDNGMVAVRDMVNLCLSLDHRVLDGFICGKFLKKVKERLETMTKENISIY